Genomic segment of Pseudomonas sp. DY-1:
GGCTGCACATTGGTCGGCTGCTGGTCCTCGGAAATCGGCCCCCTGAACCAGGTCGCCGTGCTGCGCGGCTTCAGCGACGAACAGGCCCGTCAGGCCGAGCGCGAGCGCTACCTGCTGGCGCGGGATGCATTCGGCATCGAGGAGTTCATGCTCGACATGAAGGTGGAGAACTACAGCTTGTTCCCCTTCCTCGAACCCCTCGCGCCGGGCGCCCACGGCCCCTTCTACGAACTGCGCGAATACAACCTGATTCCCTCCGGTCTGACCCCCACCCTGGAAGGCTGGAAAAAGGCCGTCGCGCCGCGTACCGGAGAAAGTTATTCACAGGTCTACGCGGCCTTCTACGCCACCGACGGACGCACGCCGCGTTACCTGCACATCTGGCCCTACGCGACCCTGGAACAGCGGCTGGATGTCCGCACGCGAGCCGTCGAGGACGGCGTGTGGCCACCGGAGAACTCCGGGCCGCAACTGCGTGAAATGCATTCCACCGTCTACCTGCCGGCGAAGTTCTCGCCGCTGCAGTAGGCGAAAACCCTTTTTAGCTTTACCTCAGCCCGTTCCACTCCTTTGCGGGCTTTTTTTCTTGTTGTAGGGGCGCTTCGGCCGCTCTCTTGTGGGCGTGAATTTATTCGCCAAGGGCAGCGCAGGGGCCCCGAGCACGCTCAGGCACCGATATGCCCTTC
This window contains:
- a CDS encoding NIPSNAP family protein codes for the protein MRLYELITFTLRVRTPAATLARLESTLAEALPGCTLVGCWSSEIGPLNQVAVLRGFSDEQARQAERERYLLARDAFGIEEFMLDMKVENYSLFPFLEPLAPGAHGPFYELREYNLIPSGLTPTLEGWKKAVAPRTGESYSQVYAAFYATDGRTPRYLHIWPYATLEQRLDVRTRAVEDGVWPPENSGPQLREMHSTVYLPAKFSPLQ